The nucleotide sequence ATTTAGTATTAAAATTGGGTCAATATTAAAGATAATCAATACAATGACGATGAAACCTGTTTCCTTTGAAGCTGATTTGGAGAATTTCCACTCGAAACTCTGGCAATACCATATCCCCGTCCCTGCTGAAATAGCTGATCAATTTATTGATAAGGACAATAGAAGGGTGATTTGTCATCTTGGAAACACTTCCTTTAAGGCAGCTTTAATGAAAACCAAGGAATATTGGTTTATCCTCATCAATCAAAAAATCAGGGAGGAGCTGAATCTTAACGAAGGTGACACTATAAGCTTAAAACTTGAAAAGGACCACTCAGAATATGGACATGAAATGCCTGAGGAACTTCAAGTACTCTTGGATCAGGATGAAGAAGGAAACGGGCATTTCAAGTCCTTGACCATGGGCAAACAAAGAAGCTTGGTATATATTGTCGGTAAGGTCAAAAACAGCCACAGCCGGCTCAATAAATCACTGGCTATTGTTGATCATTTGAAAGAAGTTCATGGAAAACTGGATTTCAAATTGCTGAATGAAAAAATCAAATATTATAACAACCTGGATAAGCCTCTAAAATAGCTAATTGCAACTGAGTGGAATGAATTTAATAGTATTTTTAATTTTGAAAATCACAAATTCAAACGACTATGTCGCACCATCATCATCATGGGCAAAACAATATAAAAACAGCTTTTTTTCTCAATCTGGGATTCACCATTTTGGAGTTTTTTGGAGGCATCTATGTCAATAGTATTGCTATTATTTCAGATGCCCTTCATGATTTAGGAGACAGTCTTTCGTTAGGGCTTGCATGGTACCTAGACAATAAGTCCAAAAAGAGTGCCACCAATACTTTTACATTTGGCTATAAAAGGTTCTCATTATTGGGAGCGCTGATCAACAGCCTGGTACTTATCATAGGCTCAATATTTATCATTAGGGAAGGCTTCCTTCGACTTTTTGAACCAGAATTCTCTGATGCCAAGGGCATGATGATCTTTGCGATAATTGGGGTGCTGGTAAATGGCTATGCGGCCTTTAAGCTTAGTCATGGCAAGACCTTAAATGAAAAAGTAATCTCTTGGCATCTTATCGAAGATGTGCTGGGTTGGGCAGCGGTATTGGCAGCCTCTATCATCATGATGTTTTGGAAAACGCCATATCTCGATCCTGCCCTATCGATTATGATCACCCTGTATATTCTGTGGAATGTATTCAAAAGATTAAAGGAAACCCTGATGATCTTCTTGCAGGCCAGTCCTAAAGAAATTGATGAGCAAGAAATCATGTCAAAACTAGAAGCACTCCCTCATGTGGACTCCATACATCATGTACATATTTGGTCATTGGATGGGGAAAAACATGTATTTACTGCCCATATAAAACTTAAGGAGGTCTCTGGTTTTGATGAAGTGCTGCAGCTCAAAAAAGATTTGAGAATATTGTTAAAAGGCTATCCATTTTCGCACCACACCATTGAGGTAGAACTTCCTGAAGAGGTTTGCGCTATGGACTGAATATAATTCAAGAAAATTAAACAAGAGTAAACCCTATAGTTGATTCCTATGACCGCTTTTACTTCCTTTCCCAAAACTGTAGCTTTCCCTTGGACAGTACAGCCACTCTGAGGTAATTGTCTTGAATTATGTCAGCATCTGTACAATAGATAGCTATCCTGGTTCCCTTAGGCAATTTGGCTAATTGCTCTTTCAGGTTTTGGGTATAAGCTTGATAAGCTTGTTCATCCACCATGGATTCTTTTTCTATCGCGTCAGTTGTATCCAGATTTTCATGGAAGGAATTAAAAAAGTAAAAAGCATCAAATTGGCTGAGATCCAGATCCTGTACAGAAGAATGTATAAAAGTGACCTGCTGCTCCATCCCCAGTTCCTTGGCTATTTTTCTGGAAGCTTTGACCAAAAAAGCCCTGTTTTCCACTCCAAAAAACCGGGCATTGGCATACATCGCTCCTATCAAACAAAATTTTCCCGACCCAGCCCCTATGTCCAACACCTTGGTATGCCTACCCTGGCATAAAAATCCAACGGTCTGTTTAATTATGGCTAATGGCGTCCAATGTCTATGTGAAAGCTGTTGAATCTTAGGAGAAAACAAAAGGTCAAAATCCTTATCCGTAAATGCCTTGGGCAATATCCCTTCTTCCTTTATCATCGGCCATCAAAGCTTTTTTCTCCATTGCTTCTTTTCAGCTTGTTTCTTTTTATTTTCCAAGCGCCTCTTCACGGCTGTTTTGCTGGGCTTAGTTGCTTTCCGGACCTTTCTTTTCACAAAGACCGCACTGAGCATATTCTTTAGCTTTTCTTGGGCGATGGCCTTGTTTTGAATCTGGGACCGGCTTTCCTGAACAGTGATTTGCAAGACTCCATCTGCATTAAGCTTAGACAACAGGGCCTTTCTCAATTTCTGTTTTTCTTCATCTAGCAATAATTGACTGGACTCAAAATCAAAGAGCAGGATGACTTTGGTATTGACCTTATTGACATTTTGACCGCCAGGTCCACCACTTTTCACAGCCTTAAAACTCAATTCATCCGAAAAATCAATGGCTTTTATTTCTGCAGCAGTTCTCAAAATCAACGGTGTTTTTTATGCTTTTTCATATATTCGGAAGGTGAAATCTCCATCACATTTTTAAACTGCCTGTTGAAATTCGAAAGGTTATTGAAGCCACATTCGTAACCTACTTCAGAAATATTAAGCTTTTCCTCAATCAACAATTTACAGGCGTAACCTACCCTGATCTCATTTAGGAATTTCGAATAGGTCTTTTTAGTAGATTTCTTGAAATACCTACAAAAAGCTGTAGGATTTAAATGCACCAATTCAGCCACTTCTTCCAAGGTAATATTCCTTTTGAAATTATTAAAGGTAAAAGAATATACCTTATCCACTCTATCATCCCCCGTGATATGCAATGGAAAACTAAATCCATCAGTACTCAATAGCTCAAATTCATCCTCTTGGGCCAAGGCTGCCAAAAACTCCATCAGCACCACCAATTGATTGATCCCATCAGCATCATGGATCTTTTGCATCCAAGCCATTGCATTCTTTTTGGTTTTCCCCAGAAATTTGACTCCCTGATTTGCCCTTTCAAGGAGCTTTCTTACCTCCTTCATTTCAGGAAGGTGCAGGAATTCCTCACCTGCAAAGGTCTTATTAAAGTGAACCGAATAGGCCTCTGCACTACCTTCGACTTTATGGTCAAAATATTCAGGATCATTTTGCCATAAATGGGGCAGGTTCTCTCCTATCAGTATCAAGTCACCTTGATCAAACTGCTCGATATTGTCGCCTATAAACCTGGTTCCCTTACTTTTTAGAATATAAACCAGTTCAAGCTCGCTATGATAGTGCCATATATCGAGAAAATAGGGATAGGAATGCTTGGCCACTAAAAATGAGCGGTCAAAAGGGCTTTTTCTTTCAAGTAATTTGGCTTTCATATAAATGCTCTATCTTAGGTTTATTTCTGGTTTACCTCGACCAATATTACAAATATTATCGAACAAAATCAAAAACACTTCAAAATCAAGCAAAAATAGTATTATATATAACCAATATTAATGTAGCCATTATATGCAAAACATGGCATCTTGCATGATCTTTTGAAAGCAAAAAATTGAACAATATATCCATTGAAAATGAACATTAAAATTACCGACTACTTGGTAAAGGACATTAGGTTTCCGACCAGTAAAGAAAAACATGGATCAGATGCAATGAACCCTGACCCTGATTATTCGGCCGCATATATCATTCTAAAGACCAACTATCCTGAATTAGAAGGTCATGGATTGACTTTTACCATAGGTAGAGGTAATGAAATTTGCTGTGCAGCTTTGGAGGCCATTGCACACCATGTAATCGGAAAGGACCTGGCTGAATTTACAGCAGACATGGGGGCTTTTTGGAAAATGGTGAACAGTGATAGTCAAATCAGGTGGCTGGGACCAGAAAAAGGAGTGGTGCACTTGGCCACAGGAGCCTTGGTCAATGCTGTTTGGGACCTTTATGCCAAAGCTGGGAAAAAACCACTTTGGAAGCTCATCGGAGAGATGTCTCCAGAAGAATTGGTAAAATGTATTGACTTCAGCTATATCACTGATGTGGTGACCCCAGAAGAAGCTTTGGAAATCTTCAAAGAAACCGCTGAAGGCAAAGCTGAACGCATTGAATTCCTAGAAGAAAAAGGTTACCCAGGATACACCACCTCTGCTGGCTGGTTGGGCTACACGGATGAAAAAATCAGGAGACTTTGCCGCGAGGCCAAGGAAGAAGGCTGGAAGCATATCAAGATGAAAGTAGGTGCCAATCTAGAAGATGATATGCGTCGTGCGGCCATTATCCGAGAGGAAATCGGTGATGATATGTACCTGATGATGGATGCCAATCAGCGTTGGGAAGTCAGTGAAGCCATTGAAAACATGAAACAATTGGCTAAATTTAACCCACTATGGATTGAGGAGCCTACCAGCCCTGATGATATCCTTGGACACAAAGCCATCAGCGACGGAGTTAAACCTATCTTGGTGGCCACTGGTGAGCATTGCCAAAACAGGGTTATCTTCAAGCAGTTGATGAAAGCTGGTGCTTTACAGATCTGCCAGATTGATAGCTGTAGAGTTGGAGGGGTAAATGAAAACTTAGCCATCATGTTGATCGCCAAGAAATTCGATATCCCAGTTTGTCCTCATGCTGGGGGTGTTGGTCTTTGCGAATATGTACAGCACCTGTCTATGATCGATTATATTTCTATCAGCGGCACCATGGAAGGGCGTGTGATCGAATATGTAGATCATTTGCATGAGCACTTTATTGATCCTGTGATCATCAAAGAAGGCCGCTATCAGGCTCCAAGTCTTCCTGGCTATAGCATTGAGATGAAGGCTGATTCTTTGGCAGAATATGATTTTGCCAATGGCCCTGTATGGAATGAGGAGCCTGCGAAGGCTTAAATTCCATCTTGTTAAAGAGCAGGAAAAATGATTAAAAGATTAGCTTTGCTAATTGACTTTTGAAGATAAAAAGAACATGAAAAATAAGACCATTTTGATTACCGGTGGAGCAAGTGGAATTGGCCTGGCCATGACCACCCGCTTTGCTGAAGAAGGAGGAAATGTATATTTCATAGATTTTGATCAAAATTCGGGAGAAAAGGTAGCCAAAGAGCTTACAGAAAAAGGCTATAAGGTCACCTTTTTACAAGGGGATGTTTCCAAGACCGAGGAGATGAAAAACACCATCAACTCCATTCCTGGAAATATTGACGTATTGGTCAATAATGCTGGGGTTTCCCATGTAGGCAATTTGGAAAACACCAGTGAAACAGATTTTGACAGATTGTATCAGGTAAATGTCAAAGGCATTTATAATTGTAGCATAGCCACCCTTCCTAAAATGAAGGAAAATGGTGGATCTATTGTCAATATGGCCTCGGTAGCTTCTACCATTGGGATTCCTGATAGATTTGCCTATTCCATGACCAAAGGGGCTGTCTTTGCCATGACACTTTCCATGGCCAGGGATTATGTTTCCCATAATATCCGTGTCAACAGCATTGCTCCAGGTCGTGTCCATACTCCTTTTGTAGATGGCTTTTTGGCTAAAAACTACCCTGGACAGGAAAAGGAAATGTTTGACAAATTAGCTGCTACCCAACCTATAGGAAGAATGGGTACTCCAGAGGAAATTGCTGCCATGGCACTTTACCTTTGCAAGGACGAATCTTCCTTCCTGACAGGTGGCAACTACCCTATTGACGGTGGTTTTGTCAATCTAAAAATGTAATAAGAGCCCTTTTTGGGCTTTTTTCATCAATAAAAACTGATAATGAGTTGGCCTCATGAGTCAATTTTACATCATCACAAACGAAGCAAAGTGATCTAGATGTTTTCTGGACAAGATTTATTCGCTTTCATTGAAGTAAAATTTGTCATACTGACGTAAGGAAGCATCTCTTTCGTTAAATTGTTACTGGAAGAGATGCTTCCTATCGTCAGCATGACACATAAAGTGGACAGATGAGCCTTCCTCTATTTTCTATAATAATCTATAACAGGTAAGCCCACTATTACTTACCTCAAAAGAATAATTAAAATGAAATTATTAAGATTTGGAAATGCTGGCCAAGAAAAGCCAGGTATTGAGAAAGCAGATGGAACCCGTATCGATTGCAGTGGGTTCGGACAAGACTGGACGGAAGAGTTTTTGGAAAATGATGGTTTGAACAAATTAGCTGCATGGCTGAAAAGCAATGAAGCCGATTGCCCAGTAGTGAGTAATGAAACTCGCTTGGGTCCTCCTATCAAGCGTCCTTCCAAGATCATCTGTATTGGACTAAATTACTTGCTGCACGCCAAAGAAACGGGTGCGGAGGTTCCTAAGCAGCCGATTATTTTCATGAAATCCACCACCTCACTTACTGGACCAAATGATAATATCATCATTCCAAGAAACTCTCAAAAAACAGACTGGGAAGTGGAGTTGGCCGTCATGATCGGTAAAAAAGCCAGCTATGTGTCCAAGGAAGATGCCTTGGATTATGTAGCCGGTTATTGCTTGCTCAATGACGTATCAGAACGTGACTTCCAACTGAACCATGGTGGACAATGGGTGAAAGGGAAAAGCAATGACACTTTTTCACCTCTAGGCCCGTATTTGGTGACTAAAGACGAAATTAAAGATCCGCAGAATCTAAGATTATGGCTAAAACTCAACGGTAAAATGCTTCAAGACAGCAATACCTCTGATATGGTTTTTGACATACCGACTTTGATCAGCCACTTGAGCAATTATATGACCTTGCTACCGGGCGACATCATCTCAACAGGTACCCCTTCGGGAGTTGGCATGGGACTAACCCCTCCTACCTACCTGAAAGAAGGTGATGTAGTGGAACTTGGCATTGATGGACTAGGAACTTCCAGCCAAACTGCTGTAAACTATAAGGGGTAATTTAATCCTTTAATTATATTTAAACCTGCCTTTCCTAGGATTGGCAGGTTTTATTTGTCTTACCCAAAAGAACTACTTGATGAAAATAGATGCCCACCAACATTTTTGGAAATACAATTCCGAAAAACACGCTTGGATCGATGAAAGTATGTCTGTGATCCGTAAGGATTTTCTTCCTGAGGACCTCAAGCCCTTATTGGACCATGAAGGATTTGACGGTACGGTTGCAGTGCAGGCAGATGAATCATTGGAGGAAAATGATTTTTTATTGGGACTGGCCAAAGATAATCCCTGGATAAAAAAAGTAGTAGGCTGGGTAGATCTTTGTTCTGACAAGGTAGAAGCTGACCTGGAAAAATACAGTGACACACCAAATATGTGTGGTTTCAGAATGATTCTTCAAGGGCAGCCACCAGAACTAATGGCTGATAATGCTTTCAGAAAAGGCATTGGCTTATTGGAAAAATTCGGATATACCTATGATATTTTGATCTTTCCCCATCATTTAAAGGAAACTATTGACCTAGTAAAAAGCTTCCCCAACCAGCCTTTTGTGATTGATCACTTGGCCAAGCCCTATATCAAAGATGGTAAAATAGATGAATGGGCGGAAAACATGAGAACCTTAGCTGGTTTTGACAATGTCTGCTGTAAAGTTTCCGGAATGGTCACCGAAGCAGATTGGAATAAATGGACCAAGGCAGATCTGACTCCTTATATGGATGTGGTATTTGAAGCCTTTGGCAGTAAAAGGTTGATGTTTGGATCTGACTGGCCAGTAGCCCTGCTTGCTGCAGATTACCCTCAAAATGCAGGCATCATCAAAAACTATATTGAAGCTTTGAGCGAAAGAGAACAAGCAGACGTACTCGGATTTACTGCT is from Echinicola marina and encodes:
- a CDS encoding SDR family NAD(P)-dependent oxidoreductase, whose product is MKNKTILITGGASGIGLAMTTRFAEEGGNVYFIDFDQNSGEKVAKELTEKGYKVTFLQGDVSKTEEMKNTINSIPGNIDVLVNNAGVSHVGNLENTSETDFDRLYQVNVKGIYNCSIATLPKMKENGGSIVNMASVASTIGIPDRFAYSMTKGAVFAMTLSMARDYVSHNIRVNSIAPGRVHTPFVDGFLAKNYPGQEKEMFDKLAATQPIGRMGTPEEIAAMALYLCKDESSFLTGGNYPIDGGFVNLKM
- a CDS encoding fumarylacetoacetate hydrolase family protein; translated protein: MKLLRFGNAGQEKPGIEKADGTRIDCSGFGQDWTEEFLENDGLNKLAAWLKSNEADCPVVSNETRLGPPIKRPSKIICIGLNYLLHAKETGAEVPKQPIIFMKSTTSLTGPNDNIIIPRNSQKTDWEVELAVMIGKKASYVSKEDALDYVAGYCLLNDVSERDFQLNHGGQWVKGKSNDTFSPLGPYLVTKDEIKDPQNLRLWLKLNGKMLQDSNTSDMVFDIPTLISHLSNYMTLLPGDIISTGTPSGVGMGLTPPTYLKEGDVVELGIDGLGTSSQTAVNYKG
- a CDS encoding amidohydrolase family protein, with protein sequence MKIDAHQHFWKYNSEKHAWIDESMSVIRKDFLPEDLKPLLDHEGFDGTVAVQADESLEENDFLLGLAKDNPWIKKVVGWVDLCSDKVEADLEKYSDTPNMCGFRMILQGQPPELMADNAFRKGIGLLEKFGYTYDILIFPHHLKETIDLVKSFPNQPFVIDHLAKPYIKDGKIDEWAENMRTLAGFDNVCCKVSGMVTEADWNKWTKADLTPYMDVVFEAFGSKRLMFGSDWPVALLAADYPQNAGIIKNYIEALSEREQADVLGFTAANFYGIK
- the arfB gene encoding alternative ribosome rescue aminoacyl-tRNA hydrolase ArfB — translated: MRTAAEIKAIDFSDELSFKAVKSGGPGGQNVNKVNTKVILLFDFESSQLLLDEEKQKLRKALLSKLNADGVLQITVQESRSQIQNKAIAQEKLKNMLSAVFVKRKVRKATKPSKTAVKRRLENKKKQAEKKQWRKKL
- a CDS encoding cation diffusion facilitator family transporter, producing the protein MSHHHHHGQNNIKTAFFLNLGFTILEFFGGIYVNSIAIISDALHDLGDSLSLGLAWYLDNKSKKSATNTFTFGYKRFSLLGALINSLVLIIGSIFIIREGFLRLFEPEFSDAKGMMIFAIIGVLVNGYAAFKLSHGKTLNEKVISWHLIEDVLGWAAVLAASIIMMFWKTPYLDPALSIMITLYILWNVFKRLKETLMIFLQASPKEIDEQEIMSKLEALPHVDSIHHVHIWSLDGEKHVFTAHIKLKEVSGFDEVLQLKKDLRILLKGYPFSHHTIEVELPEEVCAMD
- a CDS encoding class I SAM-dependent methyltransferase, with the translated sequence MIKEEGILPKAFTDKDFDLLFSPKIQQLSHRHWTPLAIIKQTVGFLCQGRHTKVLDIGAGSGKFCLIGAMYANARFFGVENRAFLVKASRKIAKELGMEQQVTFIHSSVQDLDLSQFDAFYFFNSFHENLDTTDAIEKESMVDEQAYQAYTQNLKEQLAKLPKGTRIAIYCTDADIIQDNYLRVAVLSKGKLQFWERK
- a CDS encoding YdeI/OmpD-associated family protein, which encodes MTMKPVSFEADLENFHSKLWQYHIPVPAEIADQFIDKDNRRVICHLGNTSFKAALMKTKEYWFILINQKIREELNLNEGDTISLKLEKDHSEYGHEMPEELQVLLDQDEEGNGHFKSLTMGKQRSLVYIVGKVKNSHSRLNKSLAIVDHLKEVHGKLDFKLLNEKIKYYNNLDKPLK
- a CDS encoding L-fuconate dehydratase; this encodes MNIKITDYLVKDIRFPTSKEKHGSDAMNPDPDYSAAYIILKTNYPELEGHGLTFTIGRGNEICCAALEAIAHHVIGKDLAEFTADMGAFWKMVNSDSQIRWLGPEKGVVHLATGALVNAVWDLYAKAGKKPLWKLIGEMSPEELVKCIDFSYITDVVTPEEALEIFKETAEGKAERIEFLEEKGYPGYTTSAGWLGYTDEKIRRLCREAKEEGWKHIKMKVGANLEDDMRRAAIIREEIGDDMYLMMDANQRWEVSEAIENMKQLAKFNPLWIEEPTSPDDILGHKAISDGVKPILVATGEHCQNRVIFKQLMKAGALQICQIDSCRVGGVNENLAIMLIAKKFDIPVCPHAGGVGLCEYVQHLSMIDYISISGTMEGRVIEYVDHLHEHFIDPVIIKEGRYQAPSLPGYSIEMKADSLAEYDFANGPVWNEEPAKA
- a CDS encoding AraC family transcriptional regulator, whose translation is MKAKLLERKSPFDRSFLVAKHSYPYFLDIWHYHSELELVYILKSKGTRFIGDNIEQFDQGDLILIGENLPHLWQNDPEYFDHKVEGSAEAYSVHFNKTFAGEEFLHLPEMKEVRKLLERANQGVKFLGKTKKNAMAWMQKIHDADGINQLVVLMEFLAALAQEDEFELLSTDGFSFPLHITGDDRVDKVYSFTFNNFKRNITLEEVAELVHLNPTAFCRYFKKSTKKTYSKFLNEIRVGYACKLLIEEKLNISEVGYECGFNNLSNFNRQFKNVMEISPSEYMKKHKKHR